One genomic window of Sphingopyxis sp. OPL5 includes the following:
- the acs gene encoding acetate--CoA ligase: MNDSLALSPREARWRRSLDEPDDYWLAEADRLDWIRKPTRAGDWSFDEADFHVRWFEDGMLNASANCLDRHCAVHPDKTAIIWEPDDPDAPACILTYGELREQVCRFANVLRNSGVGKGDRVTIYLPMIPEAAIALLACARIGAIHSVVFGGFSPEALAARISDCGSRVVVTADEGRRGGKRVPLKANVDAALALAPIVETVIVVRATEARIFMEDQRDVYLDDALGSVAAQCVPEPMAAEDPLFILYTSGSTGKPKGVVHSTAGYLLWVTATFAETFRPEPDEVFFCSADIGWITGHSYIVYGALANGATTVMFEGIPNWPTPARLWDIVARHKVGMLYTAPTALRSLMREGDHWVTRTDRSSLRLLGSVGEPINPEAWRWYHDVVGEGRCPIVDTWWQTETGGQMITAFADTRPLKPGAAQLPFYGVEPCLLDGEGKPIKGPGSGNLAIARSWPGQMRGVWGEPERFFETYFRTFPGYYFTGDGARRDEDGEWWLTGRVDDVINVSGHRLGTAEIESALVLHPRVAEAAVVGVPHDLKGQGIYVFATLNEGEHPDDGLRGDLIKWVRGEIGPIAAPDTIQFAPALPKTRSGKIMRRILRKIAEGQFGELGDVSTLADPAVVSALIHGRG, translated from the coding sequence ATGAACGACAGTCTCGCCCTTTCCCCGCGAGAAGCGCGCTGGCGTCGTTCGCTCGACGAGCCCGACGACTACTGGCTTGCGGAAGCGGATCGGCTCGACTGGATCAGAAAGCCGACGCGCGCCGGCGATTGGTCGTTCGACGAGGCCGATTTTCATGTCCGCTGGTTCGAGGACGGCATGCTCAACGCCAGTGCCAATTGCCTCGACCGCCATTGTGCCGTTCACCCTGACAAGACGGCGATCATCTGGGAGCCCGACGATCCGGATGCACCGGCCTGTATCCTCACCTATGGCGAACTGCGCGAGCAGGTTTGCAGATTTGCCAACGTCCTCAGGAACTCTGGCGTAGGCAAGGGCGACCGGGTCACGATCTATCTTCCGATGATACCGGAAGCGGCGATCGCGTTGCTCGCGTGCGCGCGGATCGGCGCGATCCATTCCGTGGTGTTCGGTGGCTTCTCGCCGGAGGCGCTTGCCGCGCGCATTTCGGACTGTGGCAGCCGCGTGGTCGTCACCGCCGATGAGGGGCGTCGCGGCGGCAAGCGCGTTCCTCTCAAAGCCAATGTCGATGCCGCTTTGGCGCTGGCGCCGATCGTCGAAACGGTGATCGTCGTGCGCGCGACCGAGGCTCGGATTTTCATGGAGGATCAACGCGACGTCTATTTGGACGACGCGCTGGGGTCGGTGGCCGCGCAGTGCGTGCCCGAGCCGATGGCGGCCGAGGATCCCCTGTTCATCCTCTACACCAGCGGTTCAACCGGCAAGCCCAAGGGCGTCGTCCACAGCACGGCCGGTTATCTCCTCTGGGTGACGGCGACCTTCGCTGAAACATTCCGTCCCGAGCCAGACGAAGTCTTCTTCTGCTCGGCCGACATCGGCTGGATTACCGGGCACAGCTATATCGTCTATGGCGCGCTTGCGAACGGTGCGACCACCGTGATGTTCGAGGGCATTCCCAACTGGCCGACCCCCGCCCGGCTCTGGGACATCGTCGCACGTCACAAGGTCGGCATGCTCTACACGGCCCCGACTGCGCTCCGCTCGCTGATGCGCGAGGGGGATCATTGGGTGACGCGGACCGACCGCTCGAGCCTGCGCTTGCTGGGCAGCGTCGGCGAGCCGATCAATCCCGAAGCCTGGCGCTGGTATCACGATGTCGTCGGCGAAGGCCGCTGCCCCATCGTCGACACCTGGTGGCAGACCGAGACGGGCGGGCAGATGATCACGGCGTTCGCCGATACCCGCCCGCTCAAGCCGGGGGCGGCGCAACTGCCCTTCTATGGCGTCGAGCCATGCCTTCTCGATGGGGAAGGAAAGCCGATCAAGGGACCGGGCAGCGGCAACCTCGCCATCGCTCGAAGTTGGCCAGGGCAGATGCGCGGCGTGTGGGGAGAGCCCGAACGCTTCTTCGAGACCTATTTCCGCACCTTTCCCGGCTATTATTTCACGGGCGACGGCGCGCGGCGCGACGAGGACGGCGAATGGTGGCTGACCGGTCGCGTAGATGACGTCATCAATGTTTCGGGACATCGGCTCGGAACGGCAGAGATCGAAAGCGCGCTCGTGCTACATCCCAGGGTGGCCGAGGCCGCAGTGGTCGGCGTTCCGCACGACCTCAAGGGACAAGGGATCTACGTGTTCGCCACGCTCAACGAAGGCGAACACCCCGATGACGGCCTCAGGGGCGACCTCATCAAGTGGGTGCGCGGGGAGATCGGCCCGATCGCGGCGCCCGATACCATCCAGTTCGCCCCCGCGCTTCCCAAGACACGCTCGGGCAAGATCATGCGACGCATCCTGCGCAAGATCGCCGAGGGACAGTTCGGCGAGCTGGGCGATGTCTCGACACTTGCGGACCCGGCGGTGGTGTCGGCGCTGATCCATGGCCGCGGCTGA
- a CDS encoding SDR family NAD(P)-dependent oxidoreductase — translation MASMMMGAAVTGGASGLGAATARMLAARGLHVVILDLDEEKGERVASEIGGRFLKVNVADAASVTHAVQAGWTAAPWRILVNCAGICPAVKTVSRDGKPHDAAVFAHAVGVNLIGTFHTLSIAAAAMSGNEPDDQGQRGLIVNTASIAAYDGQMGQIAYAATKAGVAGMTLPAARDLAPLGIRVVTIAPGLFMTPLLEGLPEAARQSLGQQVPFPSRLGAPREYAHLVGAIIDNPMLNGETIRLDGALRMAPK, via the coding sequence ATGGCTTCGATGATGATGGGCGCGGCCGTAACCGGCGGTGCGTCGGGACTGGGTGCGGCGACCGCGCGGATGCTGGCTGCACGGGGGCTGCATGTCGTCATCCTGGACCTCGACGAGGAGAAGGGCGAGCGGGTCGCAAGCGAGATTGGCGGCCGGTTCCTCAAGGTCAATGTCGCCGACGCCGCGAGCGTCACGCATGCCGTACAGGCCGGCTGGACTGCCGCGCCGTGGCGCATCCTCGTCAATTGCGCCGGCATCTGCCCGGCAGTGAAAACGGTGAGCCGCGACGGTAAGCCCCATGATGCTGCCGTCTTCGCCCACGCGGTCGGCGTCAACCTGATCGGCACCTTCCATACTCTGTCGATCGCGGCCGCGGCGATGAGCGGCAACGAGCCCGACGACCAGGGACAACGCGGGCTCATCGTCAACACGGCGAGCATCGCGGCCTATGACGGCCAGATGGGCCAGATTGCCTATGCAGCAACCAAGGCAGGCGTCGCTGGGATGACGCTGCCCGCCGCGCGCGATCTCGCCCCGCTCGGCATCCGCGTCGTGACGATCGCACCGGGTCTGTTCATGACGCCGCTGCTCGAAGGTCTGCCGGAAGCCGCGCGCCAGTCGCTGGGGCAGCAGGTGCCGTTTCCGTCGCGGCTCGGCGCCCCCCGCGAATATGCCCACCTCGTAGGGGCGATCATCGATAATCCGATGCTCAACGGCGAGACCATCCGTCTGGATGGCGCGCTGCGCATGGCGCCCAAATGA
- a CDS encoding DUF6306 domain-containing protein gives MTEAIDKSAVLAALNELLEAERAGARVALVSRKQARTGYADLMRQVHVDESRWCEMLSRQISRLGGEPSPACGAFFTKAIAISEPLDRLAFLNRGQSWVVRKLEALLAQREDEDLRSDLQDMLDSHRTNIDAAADFLAAAGK, from the coding sequence ATGACCGAAGCCATCGACAAGAGCGCCGTGCTGGCAGCCCTGAACGAATTGCTCGAGGCCGAGCGCGCCGGAGCGCGTGTCGCACTCGTCAGCCGCAAGCAAGCCAGGACCGGTTACGCCGACCTCATGCGGCAGGTTCATGTTGACGAATCGCGCTGGTGCGAGATGCTCAGCCGGCAAATCTCGCGGCTGGGGGGTGAGCCCTCTCCGGCGTGCGGCGCCTTTTTCACAAAGGCCATCGCCATATCCGAGCCGCTCGATCGGCTCGCCTTCCTGAACCGGGGTCAATCCTGGGTCGTGCGCAAGCTGGAAGCGCTGCTAGCGCAGAGAGAGGACGAGGATCTCCGCAGCGATCTCCAGGATATGCTCGACAGCCATCGCACGAACATCGACGCCGCCGCCGATTTCCTAGCGGCGGCCGGGAAATGA
- a CDS encoding GFA family protein, whose product MSKTFSGGCQCGGVRYQVEGEPVMVANCFCRDCRSASGGAGSTVAVFPADGFALDRGSAIGYTSDAASGKSLTRNFCSTCGSRLFTDQIESFPGMVMIALGSLEDGHGLAPTMNIFGKDMPVWAAVNTALPTSDAMPG is encoded by the coding sequence ATGAGCAAGACATTTTCGGGCGGCTGCCAGTGCGGGGGAGTTCGCTATCAGGTCGAAGGCGAACCCGTCATGGTCGCCAACTGCTTCTGCCGGGATTGCCGGAGCGCATCGGGAGGCGCCGGAAGTACCGTGGCGGTGTTCCCTGCGGACGGCTTTGCGCTCGATCGCGGCAGCGCCATCGGCTATACGAGCGACGCCGCCAGCGGCAAATCGCTCACCCGCAATTTCTGTTCGACCTGCGGGTCCCGGCTCTTCACCGACCAGATCGAATCCTTCCCCGGCATGGTGATGATCGCGCTGGGCTCGCTCGAAGATGGCCATGGGCTCGCGCCGACCATGAACATCTTCGGCAAGGACATGCCCGTGTGGGCGGCGGTCAACACCGCTCTTCCGACGTCCGACGCGATGCCGGGCTGA
- the gorA gene encoding glutathione-disulfide reductase codes for MTDYDYDLFVIGAGSGGVRASRIAEGHGARVAVAEEHRIGGTCVIRGCVPKKLLVYASAFAEELQDTARLGWTFGGMRFDWTALRDFVSSDVARLEKAYIDTLDAHGIARFQERATVAGPNKVRLASGREISARYILIAVGAWPVVPEFPGNQWAITSNEVFHLETLPERVVIQGAGYIAMEFASIFNALGAKVTMVSRSDRILRGYDESLTERLLKITRARGIDFHFHDPIVRADRQDDGSLLVGLEGGERIAADIMLVAAGRRPKTKGLGLENAGITLGDAGEVPVDRHNATCCPSIYAVGDVTNRIQLTPVAIREGQAFADTVFGRAPRVVSYDHVPNVVFSQPPLAGVGLTEAQARAQGLKIAIFTSDFRPMKNMFSTRVERGFYKLVVDADSERVLGVHMIGPDTPEILQAVAIAVKAGLTKADFDATMALHPSMAEELVLMHSAA; via the coding sequence ATGACCGACTATGATTATGATCTGTTCGTGATCGGCGCCGGGTCGGGCGGAGTGCGCGCCAGCAGGATCGCCGAGGGCCACGGCGCCCGGGTTGCCGTGGCCGAAGAACATCGCATCGGCGGAACCTGTGTCATCCGGGGCTGCGTGCCCAAGAAGCTGCTCGTCTATGCCTCGGCGTTCGCCGAGGAACTACAAGATACGGCCAGGCTCGGGTGGACTTTCGGGGGCATGCGCTTCGACTGGACCGCCCTGCGCGATTTCGTGTCGAGCGACGTGGCTCGGCTCGAAAAGGCTTATATCGACACGCTCGATGCCCACGGCATCGCGCGTTTTCAGGAGCGCGCGACGGTGGCCGGCCCTAATAAGGTCCGGCTTGCGAGCGGACGCGAGATCTCGGCGCGTTATATCCTGATCGCGGTCGGCGCGTGGCCGGTGGTTCCGGAATTTCCTGGCAACCAGTGGGCGATCACCAGCAACGAGGTTTTCCATCTCGAGACCTTGCCCGAGCGGGTGGTGATCCAGGGTGCGGGCTATATCGCGATGGAGTTCGCGTCGATCTTCAATGCGCTCGGTGCGAAGGTGACGATGGTGAGCCGGTCCGACCGGATCCTGCGCGGCTATGACGAGAGTCTTACCGAAAGGCTGCTCAAGATCACCCGGGCGCGGGGCATCGATTTTCATTTCCACGACCCGATTGTCCGCGCCGACAGGCAGGATGATGGCTCCTTGCTGGTCGGCCTTGAGGGCGGTGAACGCATCGCGGCGGATATCATGCTGGTCGCAGCGGGGAGACGGCCCAAGACCAAAGGGCTGGGACTGGAAAATGCCGGCATCACGCTCGGCGACGCGGGCGAGGTGCCCGTCGACAGGCATAACGCGACGTGCTGTCCGAGCATCTACGCGGTCGGCGACGTCACCAACCGCATCCAGCTCACGCCGGTGGCGATCCGCGAAGGTCAAGCCTTCGCAGACACCGTGTTCGGCAGAGCACCGCGTGTCGTATCCTACGACCATGTCCCCAATGTCGTCTTTTCGCAGCCGCCACTCGCCGGTGTCGGTCTGACCGAGGCGCAGGCACGCGCTCAGGGATTGAAGATCGCCATCTTCACCAGCGATTTCCGGCCGATGAAGAATATGTTCTCCACTCGCGTCGAGCGCGGCTTCTATAAGCTGGTCGTGGATGCGGATAGTGAGCGTGTGCTGGGCGTGCATATGATCGGTCCAGACACGCCCGAGATCCTCCAGGCGGTCGCGATTGCGGTGAAGGCGGGGCTCACCAAGGCCGATTTTGACGCCACCATGGCGCTCCATCCGTCGATGGCGGAGGAGCTGGTACTGATGCACTCGGCCGCGTGA
- a CDS encoding LysR family transcriptional regulator → MPFGIQQLRYALAAADHGSFHRAARALAVEESTLSRNILRLERVIGAKLFIRSRSGVVPTIAGRQFMPQARHLVANSDRLVETMRKAGQGRAGGLAVGFNGPISAGNLRATLFAWRASNPEVDLEGVEGERLSLLAGLDAGVLDLAVMPGEAGYQGLRRVPFWSERLLVALPASHPLAEKESVEWTDLRDETFLLTVEDPGPELRDMVLGRLAAFGMRPKIRMRCVSREWIMSVLGGGLGVTVTYEGASGARYPDVVLRELHDAHGRTLIGYSGYWRKASDNPALRRFLTFVRSRYSLAFEID, encoded by the coding sequence GTGCCGTTCGGCATCCAACAGCTTCGCTATGCACTCGCCGCAGCCGATCACGGCAGCTTCCATCGCGCCGCTCGGGCACTCGCGGTGGAGGAGTCAACGCTGAGCCGTAACATCCTGCGGCTGGAGCGCGTGATCGGGGCCAAGCTGTTCATCCGCTCGCGCAGCGGCGTGGTGCCCACGATCGCAGGCCGCCAGTTCATGCCGCAGGCACGCCATCTCGTCGCCAACTCCGACCGCTTGGTGGAAACGATGCGGAAGGCCGGTCAGGGCCGTGCCGGCGGCCTCGCGGTCGGCTTCAACGGCCCGATTTCCGCCGGCAATCTGCGCGCGACGTTGTTCGCCTGGCGCGCGAGCAATCCAGAGGTCGATCTCGAAGGGGTCGAGGGCGAGCGGCTATCGCTTCTCGCCGGGCTCGATGCCGGCGTCCTCGATCTGGCCGTCATGCCGGGCGAGGCCGGTTATCAGGGATTGCGCCGCGTGCCGTTTTGGAGCGAACGCCTCCTGGTGGCGCTGCCCGCCTCGCACCCTCTCGCCGAAAAGGAGAGCGTGGAATGGACCGATTTGCGCGATGAGACCTTCCTGCTCACCGTCGAGGACCCCGGCCCGGAGCTGCGCGACATGGTTCTCGGGCGCCTCGCCGCCTTCGGGATGCGTCCGAAGATCAGGATGCGCTGCGTCAGCCGCGAATGGATCATGAGCGTGCTGGGCGGCGGGCTCGGTGTCACCGTCACCTATGAAGGTGCATCCGGCGCCCGCTATCCTGACGTGGTGCTGCGCGAACTCCACGACGCGCATGGTCGGACTCTGATCGGATATTCAGGCTATTGGCGCAAGGCGAGCGACAATCCTGCACTGAGGCGTTTCCTCACCTTCGTGCGCAGCCGGTATTCACTGGCCTTCGAAATAGACTGA
- a CDS encoding DUF2274 domain-containing protein, with amino-acid sequence MTAKLRLGPIVDEKPVKLTVELPASLHADLALYARLLADAGDAPIEPGRLIVPMLQRFIGADRAFLKARRQQG; translated from the coding sequence ATGACCGCCAAACTCAGGCTGGGACCGATCGTCGATGAAAAGCCGGTGAAGCTGACCGTGGAATTGCCGGCGTCGCTCCACGCGGATCTCGCGCTCTACGCGCGCCTGCTTGCCGACGCCGGCGACGCGCCGATCGAACCGGGCCGGCTGATCGTGCCCATGCTCCAGCGGTTCATCGGGGCCGATCGTGCCTTCCTCAAAGCGCGGCGACAGCAAGGCTGA
- a CDS encoding TrbI/VirB10 family protein, with amino-acid sequence MSGAEQGPAAPETPAGAPAPAAAAAPSEAFRLRGSPPRVMRLSRKALAAVGVVAGLGIGGSLIYALRPAGQHQAKELYSTENRPTADVIATAPKDYGHVPKLGPALPGDLGPPILSAEQRREAALGAPGTAPAGPSAQANAAVEARQRVLQERDAARTSKLFLGGATASAAAPALALADQPAATLPAATPTTQPEDASPNSQAEKRAFLKDDGDRRAVSAERLAAPPSPYVVQAGSVIAAALITGLRSDLPGQITAQVTQNVYDSPTGRILLIPQGSKLIGAYDSSVSFGQSRVLLAWTRLILPDGRSIALERQPGADAAGYAGLEDGVNNHWGKLFKAALLSTMLSVGSEAGTSQSENNLAQALRAGAANGFSQAGQQVVERELNIQPTLTIRPGFPVRVIVTRDLVLAPAGGGQ; translated from the coding sequence ATGAGCGGGGCCGAGCAAGGCCCGGCCGCGCCGGAGACCCCGGCGGGCGCCCCGGCGCCGGCCGCCGCGGCCGCGCCATCCGAAGCCTTCCGGCTGCGCGGGAGCCCGCCGCGCGTCATGCGGCTGTCCCGCAAGGCGCTGGCGGCGGTCGGCGTTGTCGCCGGCCTCGGCATCGGCGGCTCGCTGATCTACGCGCTGCGCCCCGCCGGACAGCATCAGGCCAAGGAGCTTTACAGCACCGAAAACCGGCCGACCGCCGATGTCATCGCCACCGCGCCGAAGGATTACGGGCATGTCCCGAAGCTCGGCCCCGCGCTGCCCGGCGATCTCGGGCCTCCGATCCTCTCGGCCGAGCAGCGCCGCGAGGCCGCGCTGGGAGCGCCGGGCACGGCCCCGGCCGGTCCGAGCGCGCAGGCGAACGCCGCCGTGGAGGCGCGGCAGCGCGTCCTTCAGGAGCGCGACGCCGCGCGCACCAGCAAGCTGTTCCTCGGCGGTGCAACCGCGTCCGCCGCGGCTCCCGCGCTTGCCCTCGCGGACCAGCCCGCCGCGACATTGCCGGCCGCGACGCCGACGACGCAGCCGGAGGACGCCAGCCCCAACAGCCAGGCGGAGAAACGCGCCTTTCTCAAGGATGATGGCGACCGCCGCGCCGTCAGCGCCGAACGGCTGGCGGCGCCGCCGTCGCCCTATGTGGTGCAGGCCGGCAGCGTGATCGCGGCCGCGCTCATCACCGGCCTCCGTTCCGATCTTCCCGGCCAGATCACCGCCCAGGTGACGCAGAACGTCTATGACAGCCCTACGGGCCGCATCCTGCTCATCCCGCAAGGCTCGAAACTGATCGGCGCCTATGATTCCTCTGTCTCGTTCGGGCAGAGCCGCGTGCTGCTCGCCTGGACCCGGCTGATCCTGCCCGATGGGCGCTCGATCGCGCTCGAGCGCCAGCCGGGAGCCGATGCGGCTGGCTATGCGGGCCTCGAAGACGGGGTGAACAATCATTGGGGCAAGCTGTTCAAGGCCGCGCTGCTCTCGACCATGCTCAGCGTCGGCAGCGAGGCCGGCACCAGCCAGAGCGAGAACAATCTGGCGCAGGCGCTCCGGGCCGGGGCCGCCAACGGATTCAGCCAGGCCGGTCAGCAGGTCGTCGAGCGCGAGCTGAACATCCAGCCCACGCTCACCATCCGGCCCGGTTTCCCGGTCCGGGTGATTGTTACGCGCGATCTTGTATTGGCTCCGGCGGGAGGTGGACAATGA
- the trbG gene encoding P-type conjugative transfer protein TrbG, with translation MTHPDARRASLPVLLLSTAALAGCATAGAKPPAIAYDDATPAIQAVPAPEPSKPVEVIAIPQPLPLPGQLKPVTAAPRVPEPADPKERVGIANAAARVQPVKDGFLNAIQQYPYADGALYQVYTAPGEVTDIALEEGEQLAGSGPVAAGDTVRWIIGDTESGSGATKRVHILVKPTRSDLITNLVINTTQRTYHLELRATAATYMASVSWTYPQDRLIALRRDNAAAASAAPVASGVDVAALNFRYAIDGDNAPWKPLRALDDGRQVFIEFPAGIAQGEMPPLFVVGPAGAGELVNYRVQGRYMVVDRLFGAAELRMGDKKSQQKVRITRTDGTHRGRS, from the coding sequence ATGACGCATCCTGATGCACGCCGGGCTTCGCTCCCGGTCCTGCTGCTCTCCACCGCCGCGCTTGCGGGCTGCGCCACCGCTGGCGCGAAGCCGCCCGCCATCGCCTATGACGACGCCACGCCCGCCATTCAGGCCGTGCCCGCGCCCGAACCGTCGAAGCCCGTCGAGGTGATAGCGATCCCGCAGCCGCTGCCGTTGCCGGGTCAGTTGAAGCCGGTGACGGCCGCGCCGCGCGTTCCCGAGCCCGCGGACCCGAAAGAGCGTGTCGGCATCGCCAACGCCGCCGCCCGTGTGCAGCCGGTCAAGGACGGCTTCCTCAACGCCATCCAGCAATACCCCTATGCCGATGGCGCACTTTACCAGGTCTATACCGCGCCCGGCGAGGTGACGGACATCGCGCTGGAGGAGGGCGAGCAGCTTGCCGGCTCCGGTCCCGTCGCGGCTGGCGACACGGTGCGCTGGATCATCGGCGACACCGAAAGCGGATCGGGCGCGACGAAGCGCGTGCATATCCTCGTGAAGCCCACGCGCTCCGACCTCATCACGAACCTCGTCATCAACACCACGCAGCGCACCTATCACCTCGAACTGCGCGCGACGGCCGCGACCTATATGGCGTCGGTCTCGTGGACCTATCCGCAGGACAGGTTGATCGCGCTCCGGCGCGACAATGCGGCGGCCGCCAGCGCCGCGCCGGTGGCGTCGGGCGTGGATGTCGCCGCGCTGAACTTCCGCTATGCGATCGACGGCGATAACGCGCCGTGGAAGCCGCTGCGCGCCTTAGATGACGGCCGACAGGTGTTCATCGAGTTCCCGGCCGGGATCGCGCAGGGCGAGATGCCGCCGCTGTTCGTGGTCGGCCCGGCCGGTGCCGGCGAGTTGGTCAACTACCGGGTCCAGGGCCGCTACATGGTGGTGGACCGGCTGTTCGGCGCTGCCGAGCTGCGCATGGGCGACAAGAAGTCCCAGCAGAAGGTGCGGATCACCCGCACCGACGGCACGCACCGGGGGCGGTCATGA
- the trbF gene encoding conjugal transfer protein TrbF, whose amino-acid sequence MFRRPSIRYGQTPEPETPYQRAAQIWDDRIGSARVQAKNWRLACLASLALSGGLAGGLVWESARGSIVPWVVQVDRLGQAQAVAPADYGYQPTDPQIAFHLARFIEEVRGIAADPIVVRQNWLRAYDFTTDKGAVALNDYARSNDPFANIGKVQVAVDISSVIRASPDSFRIAWTERRYQDGSLASTTRWSAILTIVIQTPATPDALRKNPLGIYVNAINWSKELSDDAS is encoded by the coding sequence ATGTTCCGACGCCCCTCCATCCGCTATGGGCAGACGCCCGAGCCCGAGACGCCCTACCAGCGTGCCGCGCAAATCTGGGACGACCGCATCGGCTCGGCGCGCGTGCAGGCGAAGAACTGGCGGCTCGCTTGCCTGGCATCGCTGGCGCTGTCGGGCGGCCTTGCTGGCGGCCTCGTCTGGGAATCCGCACGCGGCTCGATCGTGCCGTGGGTGGTTCAGGTCGATCGGCTCGGCCAGGCGCAGGCCGTCGCACCCGCCGATTATGGCTATCAGCCCACCGACCCGCAAATCGCCTTCCATCTGGCGCGCTTCATCGAGGAGGTGCGCGGGATCGCCGCCGATCCGATCGTGGTCCGCCAGAACTGGCTTCGCGCCTACGACTTCACCACCGACAAGGGCGCGGTCGCGCTCAACGACTACGCGCGGTCGAACGACCCGTTCGCCAACATCGGCAAGGTGCAGGTCGCGGTGGACATCTCCAGCGTGATCCGGGCCTCGCCCGACAGCTTCCGCATCGCCTGGACCGAGCGGCGATATCAGGACGGCAGCCTCGCTTCCACCACGCGCTGGTCGGCGATCCTGACGATCGTGATCCAGACCCCCGCCACCCCCGACGCGCTCCGCAAGAATCCGCTCGGGATCTACGTCAACGCCATCAACTGGTCGAAGGAGCTGTCCGATGACGCATCCTGA
- the trbL gene encoding P-type conjugative transfer protein TrbL: MNTGVIDTFLDTFTRYIDSGFGLLGSEVGFLSSTLIVIDVTIAGLFWAWGADEDVLQRLIKKTLYIGVFAFIIGNFSNLATIVFQSFAGLGLKASGGGMALADFMKPGSIAAAGLTAAQPLVDATKEYGSIWAVFANLAAIIVLMLAWVIVVLAFFVMTVQVFITIIEFKLVTLAGFVLLPFAFWHRTAFMAEKVLGHIVSTGIKVLVLAVITGIGTTLFSQFTTTGLGATPNAQTVMAIALAALALLGLSIFGPGIANGIVSGGPALGAGAAAGTALAAGGAIMGGVAGARLAAGAAAGAIGGMATGGARAAGAASGAYSAGSAGKSGAASVAGGLGGVGKAAGSAAMSPLRRAAASMKQNYQSGRAATSAPAAAPEASGASGPPAWAKSMKQRQTMSHGASVAAHTLRGGDSHGGGASVDTSEKD, translated from the coding sequence ATGAACACCGGCGTCATCGACACCTTCCTCGACACCTTCACGCGCTACATCGACAGCGGCTTCGGGTTGCTCGGGAGCGAGGTCGGCTTCCTCTCTTCGACGCTGATCGTGATCGACGTGACCATCGCGGGTCTGTTCTGGGCCTGGGGCGCGGACGAGGACGTCTTGCAGCGCCTCATCAAGAAAACCCTCTACATCGGCGTGTTCGCCTTCATCATCGGCAATTTCTCGAACCTCGCCACAATTGTCTTTCAGAGCTTTGCCGGACTGGGGCTCAAGGCCAGTGGCGGCGGCATGGCGCTCGCCGACTTCATGAAGCCCGGCAGCATCGCCGCGGCCGGCTTGACCGCCGCACAGCCGTTGGTCGACGCGACCAAGGAATACGGCAGCATCTGGGCGGTCTTCGCTAATCTTGCGGCCATCATCGTCCTGATGCTCGCCTGGGTGATCGTCGTGCTCGCCTTCTTCGTGATGACGGTGCAGGTCTTCATCACGATCATCGAGTTCAAGCTGGTGACGCTCGCCGGCTTCGTGCTGCTGCCGTTCGCCTTCTGGCATCGCACCGCCTTCATGGCCGAGAAGGTGCTGGGCCACATCGTGTCGACCGGCATCAAGGTGCTGGTGCTGGCCGTCATCACTGGCATCGGCACCACCTTGTTCAGCCAGTTCACCACCACGGGTCTCGGGGCGACGCCGAACGCCCAAACCGTGATGGCGATCGCACTCGCGGCGCTGGCACTGCTTGGCCTCTCCATCTTCGGTCCCGGCATCGCCAACGGCATCGTTTCGGGCGGTCCGGCGCTCGGAGCCGGTGCGGCCGCCGGAACGGCGCTCGCGGCCGGCGGCGCGATCATGGGCGGCGTCGCCGGTGCGCGCCTCGCGGCCGGGGCTGCGGCAGGCGCGATCGGTGGCATGGCGACGGGCGGAGCCCGCGCCGCAGGCGCCGCCTCCGGCGCTTATTCGGCCGGATCGGCGGGCAAGTCGGGCGCGGCTTCGGTAGCCGGCGGCCTTGGCGGCGTCGGCAAGGCGGCGGGAAGCGCCGCCATGTCGCCGCTGCGCCGCGCCGCCGCTTCGATGAAGCAGAACTACCAATCCGGCCGCGCCGCGACCTCCGCCCCAGCGGCCGCGCCGGAAGCATCCGGCGCGTCCGGCCCCCCGGCCTGGGCGAAGTCGATGAAGCAACGCCAGACCATGAGCCACGGCGCGAGCGTCGCCGCCCACACGCTGCGCGGCGGCGACAGCCACGGCGGCGGCGCCTCGGTCGATACCAGCGAGAAGGACTAG